A window of the Candidatus Bathyarchaeia archaeon genome harbors these coding sequences:
- a CDS encoding tRNA (cytidine(56)-2'-O)-methyltransferase (catalyzes the S-adenosyl-methionine-dependent 2'-O-ribose methylation of C56 in tRNA transcripts): protein MEELSKKPNVFVLRWGHRFRDQRVTSHVALVARAFGASGFVLADVKDDEVRATIEKIMANWGGKLLFEMGTPWKQTVKEWRSKGEAVVHLTAYGENIQTSNVIERIRATGKNLLVLVGSQKVPKEFFSRDVSDFNVAVGSQPHSEISSLAVFLDRLFKGEELSMDFNDAKLRIDPQKHGKKIAKS, encoded by the coding sequence TTGGAGGAGCTTTCGAAAAAGCCTAATGTGTTCGTTCTGCGTTGGGGGCATCGCTTCAGAGACCAGCGGGTCACTTCCCATGTTGCACTCGTTGCTCGAGCTTTTGGTGCCTCAGGCTTTGTTCTGGCTGACGTGAAGGATGATGAAGTCAGAGCGACGATTGAAAAAATCATGGCGAATTGGGGTGGAAAGCTGCTTTTTGAAATGGGTACTCCATGGAAACAGACAGTTAAGGAATGGCGAAGTAAAGGTGAGGCGGTTGTCCATCTGACGGCTTACGGAGAGAACATACAAACCAGCAATGTAATCGAGAGAATAAGGGCTACTGGCAAGAACCTTCTGGTTCTTGTGGGCAGCCAGAAGGTGCCTAAGGAGTTTTTTTCCCGTGATGTGTCGGACTTCAATGTGGCGGTGGGCAGTCAACCGCATTCTGAGATATCCAGCTTAGCTGTTTTCTTGGATCGACTATTCAAGGGAGAGGAGTTGAGTATGGATTTCAACGACGCTAAATTGAGGATCGACCCTCAGAAACATGGCAAAAAAATAGCGAAATCATGA
- a CDS encoding transcription factor: MIYVDDKTLNKVAEVFGNEEAVKVMNVLKGVEEITDDQIASKTGIRLNSVRKILYKLYDHSLVALRRSRDENTGWFIFHWKLQPDQLEGFILNQKRRVLEKLQIRLDYEKGHDFYFCDSPKCQRIPFEDAVESVFRCPSCGSPLMHFDNQHIIKALETKVEQLRKELSD, from the coding sequence GTGATTTATGTTGATGACAAGACCTTGAACAAAGTCGCTGAAGTTTTTGGAAATGAAGAGGCAGTCAAGGTCATGAATGTGCTCAAGGGAGTAGAGGAGATCACAGATGATCAGATTGCCAGCAAGACGGGCATACGCTTGAATTCGGTGCGTAAGATTTTATACAAGCTTTATGATCATTCGTTGGTGGCGCTGAGAAGGTCTAGAGACGAGAACACAGGCTGGTTTATCTTTCACTGGAAGCTTCAGCCTGACCAGTTGGAAGGCTTCATTCTGAACCAGAAGCGGCGAGTGTTGGAGAAGCTTCAGATTCGGCTTGATTATGAAAAAGGCCACGATTTCTATTTCTGCGATTCTCCTAAATGTCAACGGATTCCATTTGAGGACGCGGTTGAGTCTGTGTTTCGCTGTCCTAGTTGTGGTAGCCCGCTTATGCACTTTGATAATCAGCACATTATCAAAGCTTTGGAGACTAAGGTTGAGCAGCTTAGGAAGGAGCTGAGTGATTGA
- a CDS encoding HDIG domain-containing protein has product MIESKLPTRGEALVYLVESGCSKAVVEHCKAVSMFARKIAEAFTARGFNIDLKLIEIGGLLHDIGRSKTHTVDHGVAGGEIARSLGVPSSVVRVIERHVGGGIPKAEAERLGWLAKDFLPKTWEEKIVCYADKRIEGLRVVSIGRAEKTYAASLGEGHPALYRIKKLHDEIVAVVGEF; this is encoded by the coding sequence GTGATTGAGTCCAAGCTGCCCACTCGCGGTGAAGCGTTAGTTTATCTCGTTGAATCAGGCTGTTCCAAAGCCGTTGTTGAGCATTGTAAGGCTGTTTCCATGTTTGCTCGCAAGATTGCAGAGGCTTTCACGGCAAGAGGCTTTAACATTGATCTTAAGCTCATAGAGATTGGGGGGCTGCTTCATGATATCGGGCGCTCTAAAACCCACACGGTAGATCATGGCGTGGCTGGAGGTGAAATTGCTCGCTCGTTGGGGGTTCCCTCTTCCGTGGTTCGGGTCATTGAACGACATGTTGGAGGAGGCATCCCAAAGGCCGAGGCAGAGCGACTAGGGTGGCTTGCTAAGGATTTCTTGCCTAAGACGTGGGAGGAGAAGATTGTGTGTTATGCTGACAAGAGGATTGAAGGCTTGAGAGTGGTGTCAATTGGGCGAGCTGAAAAAACTTATGCTGCAAGTTTAGGGGAAGGTCATCCAGCTCTCTACAGGATTAAGAAGCTGCACGATGAAATCGTGGCTGTGGTTGGAGAGTTTTGA